One stretch of Planctomycetota bacterium DNA includes these proteins:
- a CDS encoding cytidylate kinase-like family protein — MFQFPPAKFLFMGAPTMSSHVEFSLSPESFVRAELHHAHHLGRDPHRGEAPRLSVAISREVGANGREIARATAERLGWSLQDRALIEQVAGELRVPVNRLEAVDERHLNWLQECALLISGSSISENVFFSHVATAIIEHGKQGNCVIVGRGATFLLPPRYTLRVRLVAPFDQRAAAVAQERHVPYRQAERYVTEADQLQRRFVKEHFHRDITDTRNYDLVLNTARWSTAKCVDLMVEALDALRSMRAADTHVDQQMHLVMH, encoded by the coding sequence ATGTTCCAATTCCCGCCAGCCAAGTTCCTGTTCATGGGAGCGCCGACTATGTCGAGCCATGTTGAGTTCAGTCTCAGTCCTGAATCGTTTGTTCGCGCCGAGTTGCACCACGCGCACCACTTGGGGCGCGACCCGCATCGCGGCGAAGCGCCGCGGCTGTCCGTCGCCATCAGCCGCGAAGTCGGCGCCAACGGCCGCGAAATCGCCCGCGCGACCGCCGAGCGTCTGGGCTGGAGCCTGCAAGACCGGGCTCTGATCGAGCAGGTCGCCGGCGAGTTGCGCGTGCCGGTTAACCGCTTGGAAGCGGTCGATGAGCGGCATCTGAACTGGCTCCAGGAATGCGCGCTGTTGATTTCAGGGTCGTCAATCAGCGAGAACGTCTTCTTCAGCCACGTGGCGACGGCGATCATCGAGCACGGCAAACAGGGCAATTGCGTGATCGTCGGCCGTGGCGCGACGTTCCTGTTGCCGCCGCGTTACACGCTGCGCGTGCGACTGGTGGCGCCGTTCGATCAGCGCGCGGCGGCTGTCGCCCAGGAGCGGCACGTTCCCTACCGCCAGGCGGAACGCTATGTGACCGAGGCCGACCAGCTGCAGCGGCGCTTCGTGAAGGAGCATTTCCATCGCGACATCACCGACACGCGGAACTACGACCTGGTCCTTAACACGGCCCGCTGGTCGACGGCGAAATGCGTCGATCTGATGGTCGAAGCGCTCGACGCCCTGCGCTCGATGCGGGCGGCCGACACGCATGTGGACCAGCAGATGCATCTCGTGATGCATTGA
- a CDS encoding SIS domain-containing protein: MLGAKLDASQYLLRLQQEVDRIDRGELKTWADLIYRAWEQGRWVFIFGNGGSATTASHMAEDLGKSSLRESDLKDESKRRLRVLSLTDNVGWLLAVGNDVGYDQIFQQQLMNYGGPGDVCIAISGSGNSPNVLNAVDWANRHGLHTFSLTGYSGGKLRPLAKAGLHVPLDDMGMVESIHLALFHWVLNDVFARINSEGRYAGAK; encoded by the coding sequence ATGCTCGGCGCCAAACTCGACGCTTCTCAATACCTGCTCCGCCTGCAACAAGAGGTCGACCGCATCGACCGCGGCGAACTCAAAACCTGGGCCGATCTGATCTATCGCGCCTGGGAGCAAGGGCGTTGGGTCTTCATCTTTGGCAACGGCGGCTCGGCCACTACGGCCTCGCACATGGCCGAGGACTTGGGCAAAAGCTCGCTCCGCGAGTCCGACCTGAAGGACGAATCGAAGCGCCGCCTCCGCGTCCTCAGCTTGACCGACAACGTCGGCTGGCTGCTGGCCGTGGGGAACGACGTCGGTTACGACCAGATCTTCCAGCAACAGTTGATGAACTATGGCGGCCCGGGCGATGTGTGCATCGCCATCAGCGGTTCGGGCAACAGCCCCAACGTCCTCAACGCGGTCGATTGGGCCAATCGCCACGGACTGCACACGTTCTCGCTCACCGGCTACAGCGGCGGCAAGCTCCGCCCATTGGCCAAAGCCGGCCTGCATGTGCCGTTGGACGACATGGGCATGGTCGAGAGCATCCACTTGGCCCTGTTCCACTGGGTGTTGAACGACGTCTTCGCCCGCATCAACAGCGAAGGGCGCTACGCGGGCGCAAAGTAG
- a CDS encoding OmpA family protein, protein MITTRERLTRLFARVRGCAFGVGGMSLLLTTGCANNPMMQGQVTSLQQQTTQLAQRNQELQDRAAHLDKDNQELETLLAQTRQQSRVLEDQSSALRDQLAGATTQIAKMRGDNEAMARRAESLEQDARQRIIPASASSGAVRSSRVPPITIPGVEIRQDGDVVRVELPAGRMFEPDTARLTPQGTILIDQVGAELMRAYPEQMIGVEGHTDTDALAGQSRWQSNHQLSTARALAVYDQLSGPSRVPPTHLFVGGHGANHPIVSNGTLQGKERNRRVELVVYPDRAPQR, encoded by the coding sequence GTGATCACGACGCGCGAGCGATTAACGAGATTGTTTGCCCGCGTGCGCGGCTGCGCGTTCGGCGTGGGAGGAATGTCGCTGTTGCTGACCACGGGTTGTGCCAACAATCCGATGATGCAAGGGCAGGTGACGAGTCTGCAACAACAGACCACGCAACTGGCCCAGCGGAATCAAGAACTGCAAGACCGCGCGGCTCACCTGGACAAAGACAATCAAGAGCTCGAGACGCTGTTGGCCCAGACGCGGCAACAATCGCGCGTGCTGGAAGACCAGTCGTCGGCCTTGCGCGATCAACTGGCCGGCGCGACGACGCAGATCGCCAAGATGCGCGGCGATAACGAAGCCATGGCGCGGCGCGCCGAGTCCCTCGAACAAGACGCCCGACAGCGGATCATTCCGGCCAGCGCGTCGAGCGGCGCAGTGCGCAGCTCGCGCGTACCACCGATCACGATTCCTGGCGTCGAGATTCGCCAGGACGGGGACGTGGTGCGCGTGGAACTGCCGGCCGGTCGCATGTTCGAGCCCGACACGGCTCGGCTGACGCCGCAGGGGACGATTCTCATCGACCAGGTCGGCGCGGAATTGATGCGGGCCTACCCCGAGCAGATGATCGGCGTCGAAGGTCACACCGACACCGACGCCTTGGCGGGGCAAAGTCGGTGGCAGAGCAATCATCAACTGTCGACGGCCCGAGCCTTGGCGGTCTATGACCAGTTGTCAGGTCCGTCGCGCGTGCCGCCGACGCATCTATTTGTCGGCGGGCATGGGGCCAATCACCCGATCGTGTCAAACGGCACGCTGCAGGGGAAAGAGCGGAACCGCCGCGTCGAGCTGGTGGTCTATCCCGATCGGGCGCCGCAGCGCTAG
- a CDS encoding prepilin peptidase → MIEHFSALGYPLQLLIMALAGLVAGSFVNWASYALTSMPRPISPWSSRHPRDADSHWLDRSPVFGWIRMRHRGRAFGYDFWIRPVVVELVCAALWAGLYHWEVGRQGLVFQLVPAFPQPAPLSVVWSQFAAHVVLMTLMLAVTLIDIDDYTIPDELIVPGTCLAMAFAVLLPYSHLPDVPPAFINLQNLQEVNVPIGQRPMQMASPLAFPVSLGGWPSVGSLALGCGCWLGWCFALLPRTWYGRHGWQRAVSLCVASVCRRSGTRLAGVLATVGCAAIVAVWFRGGWRWESLLSSLVGLAVGGGVVWYIRLAGGWTLGREAMGFGDVTLLAMIGAFLGWQAALFTFFVAPFAGAVLGIVKRLTSGDGVIPFGPFLCLGATVVVCFWLPAWDYLKESFFVPWLIPAGLVGCLVIIVPVLLVYRLMRYGGADPAESDL, encoded by the coding sequence ATGATCGAGCACTTCTCGGCGCTGGGCTATCCGTTGCAACTTTTGATTATGGCGCTCGCCGGGCTGGTGGCCGGCAGCTTTGTCAATTGGGCGTCGTACGCGCTGACGAGCATGCCGCGGCCGATCAGCCCCTGGTCGTCCCGGCATCCGCGCGACGCCGACTCGCACTGGCTCGATCGGTCGCCGGTGTTTGGCTGGATCCGCATGCGGCACCGAGGCAGGGCGTTTGGCTACGACTTCTGGATTCGCCCGGTGGTCGTCGAGCTGGTTTGCGCGGCACTGTGGGCCGGGTTGTACCACTGGGAGGTGGGCCGGCAGGGGTTGGTGTTTCAGTTGGTGCCGGCGTTTCCCCAGCCCGCGCCGTTGTCGGTCGTCTGGTCGCAGTTCGCGGCCCATGTCGTGTTGATGACGTTGATGCTGGCCGTGACGTTGATCGACATCGACGATTATACGATTCCCGACGAGTTGATCGTGCCGGGAACTTGCCTGGCGATGGCGTTCGCGGTGCTGTTGCCGTATTCGCATTTGCCTGATGTACCGCCGGCGTTCATCAACCTGCAAAACTTACAGGAAGTCAACGTGCCGATTGGCCAGCGGCCCATGCAGATGGCGTCGCCGCTCGCCTTTCCCGTGTCGCTGGGCGGCTGGCCAAGCGTCGGCTCACTGGCGCTGGGCTGCGGCTGCTGGCTGGGCTGGTGCTTTGCGCTGTTGCCGCGCACGTGGTATGGCCGGCATGGTTGGCAACGCGCCGTCAGTTTGTGCGTGGCTAGCGTTTGTCGCCGCTCGGGGACGCGACTCGCCGGGGTGTTGGCCACCGTCGGCTGTGCGGCTATCGTCGCCGTCTGGTTTCGCGGCGGTTGGCGCTGGGAATCGCTGCTCAGTTCGCTCGTCGGACTGGCCGTCGGTGGTGGCGTGGTCTGGTACATCCGGCTGGCCGGGGGCTGGACGCTGGGTCGCGAGGCGATGGGCTTCGGCGACGTGACGCTGTTGGCGATGATCGGCGCGTTCCTCGGTTGGCAAGCCGCGCTGTTCACGTTCTTCGTCGCGCCGTTCGCCGGCGCGGTGTTGGGCATCGTCAAGCGACTGACCAGCGGCGACGGGGTGATTCCGTTCGGGCCGTTCTTGTGCCTGGGGGCTACGGTAGTCGTCTGTTTCTGGCTGCCGGCCTGGGACTACTTGAAGGAATCGTTCTTTGTTCCGTGGCTCATTCCGGCCGGGCTCGTCGGCTGCCTGGTAATCATTGTGCCGGTTTTGCTGGTTTACCGGCTGATGCGCTATGGCGGCGCTGACCCGGCCGAGTCGGATCTCTGA
- the aroE gene encoding shikimate dehydrogenase translates to MICVVLNCTTPDELLATHRRLVDEGVLLVEWRLDFLIEPFDMPALLAQRPGPVIVTLRLPADGGHWRRGEDERRALLVAAMQAGAEYIDLEEPTAAALARTGASQRIVSMHDFQQTPDDLAAIHRQLVSRDADIVKLATLAQSTHDAFRMLDLVGHSAMPTVGLCMGELGTPTRLLAERWSAPFTYAALDGDAPPAPGQLSYHQMRDLYHEQVLDATTELFGVIGDPIAHSRSPLIHNPALHYAGLNAVYLPFRVPPADLPRFLNNASELGISGLSVTIPHKEAIVDVMTKPEPAVTAIGAGNTLVFEGNRVRGYNTDMAAAVDSLAEALGRTDQNARLEGTTALVLGAGGAAKAITYGLKQRGARVLVSNRTRERAVELAKPLGCEVVAWDERHAAAPDVLVNCTPLGMDPNTGDTPWDAAYFKSTMVVFDTVYTPAMTRLLIEAQAAGCRTVTGREMFVRQAGRQFELFTGQPAPLDVMRGALEAEAVRESGQSPLSADFARRNIVLIGYRGTGKTSVAWRLAAKLGWNWLDADADLERRAHQTIAEIFASQGEQAFRDWESCVVADVTRRPQLVLATGGGVVMRPQNRAALKRDSFIIWLQADAPTILARIAADPTTAARRPNLTTAGGEAEVRKLLAEREPIYRECADLTIDTVGREPAAVVDEILAHLRAPRRSGAR, encoded by the coding sequence ATGATCTGCGTCGTCCTCAACTGCACCACGCCCGATGAATTGCTGGCGACGCATCGGCGGCTGGTCGATGAAGGGGTGCTGCTGGTTGAATGGCGGCTCGACTTTCTGATCGAGCCGTTCGATATGCCGGCCTTGCTCGCCCAGCGGCCGGGACCGGTGATCGTGACGCTGCGCCTGCCGGCCGACGGCGGCCACTGGCGACGCGGCGAGGACGAACGCCGCGCGCTGCTGGTCGCGGCCATGCAAGCCGGTGCCGAGTACATCGACCTGGAAGAACCAACGGCGGCCGCGCTTGCGCGCACCGGCGCGAGCCAACGCATCGTCAGCATGCACGACTTCCAGCAGACGCCGGACGATCTGGCGGCGATCCATCGACAACTCGTCAGCCGCGACGCGGATATCGTCAAGCTGGCCACGCTGGCCCAGTCGACGCACGACGCCTTCCGAATGCTCGACCTCGTCGGGCACAGCGCGATGCCCACAGTCGGGCTTTGCATGGGGGAACTGGGAACGCCGACGCGATTGTTGGCCGAGCGCTGGAGTGCGCCGTTCACCTATGCGGCGCTCGACGGCGACGCTCCGCCAGCGCCGGGGCAGTTGAGCTATCACCAGATGCGCGATCTGTATCACGAGCAGGTGCTGGACGCGACAACCGAGTTGTTTGGCGTGATTGGCGATCCGATTGCCCATTCACGGAGTCCCTTGATCCATAATCCGGCGCTGCATTATGCCGGCCTGAATGCCGTTTACCTGCCGTTCCGTGTGCCACCGGCCGATTTGCCACGGTTCTTAAATAACGCGAGTGAGTTAGGCATCAGCGGCTTGAGCGTCACGATCCCGCACAAAGAAGCAATCGTTGACGTGATGACCAAGCCCGAGCCGGCCGTGACGGCAATCGGCGCGGGGAACACGCTCGTCTTCGAGGGCAATCGCGTGCGCGGCTACAACACCGACATGGCCGCCGCGGTCGACAGTCTGGCCGAAGCGCTCGGCCGCACCGATCAAAACGCCCGGCTCGAGGGGACCACGGCACTGGTGCTGGGCGCAGGCGGCGCAGCCAAGGCGATTACCTATGGACTGAAGCAGCGCGGCGCTCGGGTGCTGGTCTCGAACCGGACCCGCGAGCGGGCCGTCGAACTGGCCAAGCCGCTCGGCTGCGAAGTCGTCGCCTGGGATGAACGCCACGCGGCCGCGCCCGACGTGCTGGTGAATTGCACGCCGCTGGGGATGGATCCGAACACGGGCGACACTCCCTGGGACGCCGCGTATTTCAAATCGACAATGGTGGTATTTGACACTGTCTACACACCCGCGATGACGCGACTGTTGATCGAGGCGCAAGCGGCCGGCTGTCGCACGGTCACGGGGCGCGAGATGTTCGTCCGCCAGGCGGGGCGGCAGTTCGAGTTATTCACCGGGCAGCCAGCGCCGCTGGATGTGATGCGCGGGGCGCTCGAAGCGGAAGCGGTGCGCGAGTCGGGCCAGTCGCCCCTGTCGGCCGACTTCGCGCGGCGGAACATCGTGCTGATTGGCTATCGCGGCACCGGTAAGACGAGCGTGGCATGGCGGCTGGCCGCCAAGTTGGGTTGGAATTGGCTCGACGCCGACGCCGATCTCGAACGCCGCGCGCATCAGACCATCGCCGAGATCTTCGCCAGCCAGGGTGAGCAGGCTTTCCGCGATTGGGAGTCGTGCGTCGTGGCCGACGTGACGCGGCGCCCTCAACTGGTGCTGGCCACCGGCGGCGGGGTGGTGATGCGCCCGCAGAATCGCGCCGCCTTGAAGCGAGACAGCTTCATCATTTGGCTGCAAGCCGACGCGCCGACCATTCTGGCGCGCATCGCGGCCGATCCGACGACGGCGGCGCGGCGTCCGAACCTGACCACGGCGGGCGGCGAGGCCGAGGTGCGAAAGCTATTGGCCGAGCGCGAGCCGATCTATCGCGAGTGCGCCGATCTGACGATCGACACCGTGGGGCGCGAGCCCGCGGCGGTCGTGGATGAAATCCTCGCCCACTTGCGCGCCCCGCGACGGAGCGGCGCACGATGA
- the mutL gene encoding DNA mismatch repair endonuclease MutL: protein MPIRQLPPSVVNKIAAGEVIERPASVVKELVENSLDSGATRIDVAVEEGGVQLVRVVDNGCGIAADELLLAVASHATSKLTDADDLFRVRTLGFRGEALASIAEVSRTLLRSRPGEETGAMQLEVDAGRISPITPAAGPVGTTIEVRDLFFNTPVRRKFLRGTSTEMGHVSEAFTRLALAHPHVHFTLRHNTRMVHELPPSADLLDRISLFFGRELADDLIAVESHDQQVRLAGYVARPSQSRSHPRMQYLFLNGRFIRDRALGHALSEAFRGLLLGGRYGICFLRIDMPPELVDVNVHPTKLEVRFQDGGRLYSQLLGTLRNKFLSTDLTHRLTPVGPAEPVGLTESQLDAKRRELAEWARAQTTGWRQDSVGGAGEGTGDSADPTGDRLRHAPLTTVRLSQPLGAPAAPIGATSRGDQTSDDVDSAAAFADSNEVSPATSLLDADAGPVRALQMHNRYLIVESGEGMVVIDQHALHERILYEQLREKVLAGAVETQRLLVPEPIDLASNEAAVVLEARDALQQVGIEVEAFGGDTVLMHSYPAMLRRLRPAELLRSLAEPLLAGGRTPDRRDVIDELLHMMSCKAAVKAGDPLTPEEVEALVAQRHLAQDSHHCPHGRPTALVFTREELDRQFKRT, encoded by the coding sequence ATGCCCATCCGCCAATTACCGCCGAGCGTCGTCAACAAGATCGCCGCCGGCGAGGTGATCGAGCGACCGGCCAGCGTCGTCAAGGAGCTGGTCGAGAACTCGCTCGACTCGGGGGCCACGCGCATCGACGTGGCGGTGGAAGAAGGGGGCGTGCAACTGGTCCGCGTGGTCGACAACGGCTGCGGCATTGCGGCCGACGAGTTGCTGCTGGCCGTGGCCAGCCACGCCACCAGCAAGTTGACCGACGCCGACGACTTGTTCCGCGTCCGCACGCTGGGCTTTCGCGGCGAGGCGCTGGCTTCGATCGCCGAAGTGAGCCGAACGCTGTTGCGCAGCCGGCCGGGCGAAGAGACCGGGGCGATGCAACTGGAAGTCGACGCCGGCCGGATCAGCCCGATCACACCAGCCGCCGGTCCGGTGGGGACGACGATCGAAGTCCGCGATCTGTTCTTCAACACGCCGGTGCGGCGCAAGTTCCTTCGCGGCACCTCGACCGAGATGGGGCACGTTTCCGAGGCGTTCACGCGACTGGCCCTGGCCCACCCGCACGTCCACTTCACGCTCCGGCACAATACGCGGATGGTCCACGAGCTGCCGCCGAGCGCCGACTTGCTCGACCGGATTTCGCTGTTCTTTGGTCGCGAGCTGGCCGACGATTTGATCGCCGTCGAAAGCCACGATCAGCAAGTCCGCTTGGCCGGCTACGTGGCGCGCCCCAGTCAGAGTCGCTCGCATCCGCGAATGCAGTATCTGTTCTTGAACGGTCGTTTTATCCGGGATCGCGCGCTGGGACATGCGCTTTCCGAAGCGTTTCGCGGCTTGCTCCTGGGCGGCCGCTACGGCATTTGCTTCCTGCGGATCGACATGCCGCCGGAACTGGTCGATGTGAACGTGCATCCGACCAAGCTAGAGGTACGCTTTCAGGACGGCGGGCGCTTGTACAGCCAGTTGCTCGGCACGCTGCGTAACAAGTTCCTCAGCACCGACCTGACCCATCGCCTGACACCGGTCGGACCCGCCGAACCGGTCGGGCTGACCGAGTCGCAACTCGATGCCAAGCGCCGCGAGTTGGCCGAGTGGGCCCGAGCGCAAACCACCGGTTGGCGGCAAGACAGTGTTGGCGGGGCAGGGGAGGGGACTGGCGACAGTGCCGATCCGACCGGCGACCGGTTGCGCCACGCGCCGCTGACGACCGTGCGCCTGTCGCAACCGCTGGGCGCTCCCGCAGCGCCAATCGGCGCGACCAGCCGCGGCGATCAGACTTCGGACGACGTCGACAGCGCCGCCGCCTTCGCCGATAGCAATGAAGTGTCGCCGGCCACGTCGCTGCTCGATGCCGATGCTGGCCCGGTTCGCGCGCTACAGATGCACAATCGCTACCTGATCGTCGAAAGCGGCGAAGGGATGGTCGTCATCGACCAGCATGCGTTGCACGAGCGGATTCTGTACGAGCAACTGCGCGAGAAAGTCCTGGCCGGCGCGGTCGAGACCCAGCGATTGCTGGTGCCCGAGCCAATCGACTTGGCGTCGAACGAAGCAGCGGTAGTCCTCGAAGCCCGCGACGCGTTGCAGCAGGTCGGTATCGAAGTCGAGGCGTTCGGCGGCGACACGGTGCTGATGCACAGCTACCCGGCCATGCTCCGCCGGCTGCGTCCCGCGGAGTTGCTCCGCTCGCTGGCCGAGCCGTTGCTGGCCGGTGGTCGGACCCCCGACCGGCGCGACGTGATCGACGAGCTGTTGCACATGATGAGTTGCAAGGCGGCGGTCAAGGCGGGCGACCCCCTGACGCCCGAGGAGGTCGAGGCGCTGGTGGCGCAGCGGCACCTGGCGCAAGACTCGCACCATTGCCCCCACGGCCGCCCGACGGCCCTGGTCTTTACTCGCGAAGAACTCGATCGGCAGTTCAAGCGGACGTAG
- a CDS encoding sigma-54-dependent Fis family transcriptional regulator has translation MATEKAKPIAAAQPAPETLRVLIVDNDAAHAQAVADGLETVGYQCAVATSGKEGSERIAQDEFDIIITDLVMADVDGLALLAQAKNDLPDADVILVTGHGSIPSAVSAMQQGAFNYLLKPLDLKQLRAVVQKAAESQYLKRSNVELQRRLDERFGFEGMVGSSPKMNDVIALLKRIAPTNATVLIQGETGTGKELVAQAIHQNSPRKAKPFVALNCAALSENILESELFGHVRGAFTDASTDRVGKFEYAHGGTLFLDEVGDMPMQTQIKLLRVLESGEITRVGSNEPIKVNVRILSATNRNLERQIEAGTFRSDLYHRLKVVTVVLPQLTERAEDIPLLIEHFIKMFAKRHDKSIKSMSTAARRRLIAFDWPGNVRQLRNVIESMVVVDFDGVLDLDDLPVELAEPSHEGATAPGGEAAADNSLANLVGRPLTEIEHLFIAETLRATGGNREEAATMLGIGQRTLYRKIKEFGL, from the coding sequence ATGGCCACCGAGAAAGCCAAGCCGATCGCCGCTGCCCAGCCTGCGCCCGAGACGCTGCGCGTGCTGATCGTCGACAACGACGCCGCTCACGCCCAGGCCGTGGCCGACGGGCTCGAAACGGTCGGCTACCAGTGCGCCGTGGCGACCTCGGGAAAAGAGGGCTCCGAGCGCATCGCCCAGGACGAGTTCGACATCATCATCACCGATCTGGTGATGGCCGATGTCGACGGGCTGGCCTTGTTGGCCCAGGCCAAGAACGACCTGCCCGACGCCGACGTCATTCTGGTCACCGGCCACGGCAGCATCCCTTCGGCCGTCTCGGCCATGCAACAGGGGGCGTTCAACTATCTGTTGAAGCCGCTGGACCTGAAGCAACTGCGGGCCGTGGTCCAGAAAGCTGCCGAGAGCCAGTATCTGAAGCGGTCCAACGTCGAATTGCAGCGCCGGCTGGACGAACGGTTCGGCTTTGAAGGGATGGTCGGCAGCAGCCCCAAGATGAACGACGTGATCGCGCTGCTGAAGCGGATCGCCCCGACCAACGCCACCGTCCTGATTCAAGGTGAAACCGGCACGGGCAAGGAGTTGGTCGCCCAGGCCATTCACCAGAACAGTCCGCGCAAGGCCAAGCCGTTCGTGGCGCTCAATTGCGCCGCGCTCAGCGAGAACATCCTCGAAAGCGAACTGTTCGGCCACGTGCGCGGCGCGTTTACCGACGCCTCGACCGACCGCGTGGGCAAGTTCGAGTACGCCCACGGCGGGACGTTGTTCCTGGACGAAGTCGGCGACATGCCGATGCAAACCCAGATCAAGCTCTTGCGCGTGTTGGAAAGTGGCGAGATCACGCGGGTCGGCTCGAACGAACCGATCAAGGTCAACGTGCGCATTCTGTCAGCCACCAACCGGAACCTCGAGCGACAGATCGAAGCGGGCACGTTTCGCAGCGACCTGTACCATCGGCTCAAGGTCGTGACCGTGGTCTTGCCGCAATTGACCGAGCGGGCCGAGGACATCCCGCTGTTGATCGAGCACTTCATCAAGATGTTCGCCAAGCGGCACGACAAGTCGATCAAGAGCATGTCGACGGCGGCGCGGCGCCGGCTGATTGCGTTTGACTGGCCCGGCAACGTGCGGCAGTTGCGGAATGTGATCGAAAGCATGGTGGTCGTCGATTTCGACGGCGTGCTCGACCTGGACGATTTGCCGGTCGAACTGGCTGAACCATCGCACGAAGGCGCGACCGCGCCGGGTGGCGAAGCCGCGGCCGACAACAGCCTGGCTAACCTGGTGGGTAGGCCGCTGACCGAGATTGAGCACCTGTTCATTGCCGAGACGCTGCGCGCCACCGGCGGCAACCGCGAAGAAGCAGCGACGATGCTCGGCATCGGCCAACGAACATTGTATCGGAAGATTAAAGAGTTCGGTCTGTGA
- a CDS encoding sensor histidine kinase, which translates to MTPPADEHSEFQQWRDRYAEIARLAGGLAHEIRNPLSTIRLNMELLSEELEKLDEPQRRRVMARLSTMQRECERLQGLLDDFLSYARVQQALLEPADLNEQVRQALEFFRPKAQAGKIEVFEYLEPELPKVKLDRRSFQAALLNLLINAEQAMPDGGQLVIGTESTPRGVALHVIDTGGGIDARGMSRIFEAFYSTKPGGSGLGLPTTKRIIEAHGGSIFVQSELGRGTNFTIELPTPPRIGDASSDRGK; encoded by the coding sequence ATGACACCGCCGGCCGACGAGCACAGCGAATTTCAGCAGTGGCGCGACCGCTATGCCGAGATCGCGCGCCTGGCCGGCGGCCTGGCCCACGAGATTCGCAATCCGCTCTCGACCATCCGACTGAACATGGAGTTGTTGTCCGAAGAGCTGGAGAAGCTCGACGAGCCCCAGCGGCGGCGCGTGATGGCTCGGCTCTCGACCATGCAGCGCGAATGCGAGCGGCTGCAAGGGCTGCTCGACGACTTCCTGAGCTATGCCCGAGTGCAACAGGCGTTGCTCGAACCGGCCGATCTGAACGAGCAGGTCCGCCAGGCGCTGGAGTTCTTTCGCCCCAAGGCTCAGGCCGGCAAGATCGAAGTCTTCGAGTACCTCGAACCCGAACTGCCCAAGGTCAAGCTCGATCGCCGCTCGTTCCAGGCGGCGCTCTTGAACCTGCTGATCAACGCCGAGCAGGCGATGCCCGACGGGGGCCAATTGGTGATCGGCACCGAATCGACGCCGCGCGGCGTGGCGTTGCACGTCATCGATACCGGCGGGGGGATCGACGCCCGGGGCATGTCGCGGATATTCGAAGCCTTCTACTCGACCAAGCCTGGCGGCTCGGGCCTGGGGCTGCCGACGACCAAGCGCATTATCGAGGCCCACGGCGGTTCGATCTTCGTCCAAAGCGAACTCGGCCGCGGCACGAACTTCACGATTGAACTGCCAACGCCACCGCGGATTGGCGATGCGTCATCGGATCGCGGTAAGTGA